The DNA region ATCGATTTTTCCATATCCTCTAACTTAACTATTGTATTTGAAAACCTTCTTACTATTTCCCCAAGCTTAGCTTTATATTCTTCTAGCCGCCTCTTTATTTCTTTTTTCTCCTCAGACGTCTTATGATTTTTTAGAGCATTCTTTATGCTTCTCAAAAATTCATCGGCTATATTCTTTTGTCCCTCCTCAAATTCTTTACAGACTTCCGGGTATTTTGTTTCGAGATAAATCGAGCCTAGCATCGGATCATCAAGCACATCTTCGATCTTCTTCATTACGGCAGGGGAGGGGATCTTACCATGTTTTTCGATATACGTAATGTAAGTGGGGTCAACCCCAATCTTATTTGCTAAATCTTTGGCTGTTAATTTCGAAATTTGTCTACTTGCTCTAATTTCCTTGCCTAAATTTTTCATACCAACATTATATAATAAACCTATGAATAGTCAATCAATTTTTTTTCTTGACAAAGTAAGGATTACTTGTAAAATATCCTATGACTGGTCAGTCAATTAAATGAACTAACAGGTTTTGCAATAATCCTAAGGTTGACCAAAAGAGATATTTCCGGATATTTTTGTTAGTTAAACGAGGAGTGTGATTATGGACAAAGAAATTCTTACAGTTGAAGATATAGCCGATATATTGCATATAAGGCCAAATACAATTCATAGCAAGCGTTGGAAGGAAAAGACGGGTTGCCCTTTAAATAAACACGGAAAAAGATTATTGTCTCACGCTCCTGAATTTTGGAAGTGGTTTGAATCGCAGAAAAACTAATGAAAAGATATATTGGCGTAAAAGAAACTAGGGCAGGGAATTATCAGATAAACTTTCGCTTAAATAAAGGCGGAATGCGCTTCTGGGAAACTGTCGAAGCGAGCTCTATGCAGGAGGCTTGCAACAAAAGGGCTGAGATGATAGTCCAGAAGCAAAAGGAACTACAAACACCTGAGGCTGAAAAATTGCGGCTCACTACTGATTTTTCTAAGGTATGGGAAGGCATAAGCGATGGTTTGTCAGGAGAGCGTAGGCCATGGAAAACCCAACTTCATTATCGAAAGGTCTTCTGGCGGATGTTCAGTGATTTTAGAAATTTAAAATTTCCTTATATACAAAATCCAAGCCAATTAACATTGGCATTCTTTGAGCAATATAAAAATTATTACTGCAACGAATTAAATCGGCCAAAAGGCTTAAGGGGAGAATTGATTTATGTTAAGGCAATTATGAAGCGGATGTATAAGCTTGGGTTCTGCAGTGAAAAGATAATTAAAGACATAGCCGAACATATTAAGAAACCAAAGCCTAATAAGAAGCAATATCCTGAAATTACTAATAGTAAGATTAATGAGCTTCTGGCTTTCATAAAGAAGGACAGGCCGGATTATTACAGGCCTGTTTACTTCATGAAACGGACAGGAAGGAGAGTTGAAGAAACAACGCTTATTGAGAGAAGGGATGTTGTTTGGGATGGAATTAAGCCTATTAAAATCAACATACGCGCAGAGACAACCAAAACCGACGAATACGCGCCTTTAAATCAATTAGATTCAGAGTTAGAAACTTTTATCAGCCGAGCATACAAAGAATCGTCTAAACATAGGGCTCCTTACCTATTTATTACTAAACGCGGAAAGAAGTTTAACCAGCGTAGGATTTGCGAGTATCTGAAAGAAGTTAGCGAAAAGATCGTAAAGGTAAAGATTACTAACC from Candidatus Omnitrophota bacterium includes:
- a CDS encoding site-specific integrase: MKRYIGVKETRAGNYQINFRLNKGGMRFWETVEASSMQEACNKRAEMIVQKQKELQTPEAEKLRLTTDFSKVWEGISDGLSGERRPWKTQLHYRKVFWRMFSDFRNLKFPYIQNPSQLTLAFFEQYKNYYCNELNRPKGLRGELIYVKAIMKRMYKLGFCSEKIIKDIAEHIKKPKPNKKQYPEITNSKINELLAFIKKDRPDYYRPVYFMKRTGRRVEETTLIERRDVVWDGIKPIKINIRAETTKTDEYAPLNQLDSELETFISRAYKESSKHRAPYLFITKRGKKFNQRRICEYLKEVSEKIVKVKITNHYFRHRYWVECGKSNVPIVDAMAISGNKDPDVVIAFYSHSTSEGLAKVLELTRL
- a CDS encoding helix-turn-helix transcriptional regulator, whose translation is MKNLGKEIRASRQISKLTAKDLANKIGVDPTYITYIEKHGKIPSPAVMKKIEDVLDDPMLGSIYLETKYPEVCKEFEEGQKNIADEFLRSIKNALKNHKTSEEKKEIKRRLEEYKAKLGEIVRRFSNTIVKLEDMEKSIDLKNTPEQKDKSKD